TGAATCTAACGCTGCGTCAGGTTGTGCGCTCGTCAATCATGATCAAACCGACACAACACGCAGTGGTCCATCGTGTATCGAACCCAACAGCGTACGCGTCAACTCCAATATGGAAGTGAAGTCGTCGTTGCACTCGAACCAGAGCGATCACGACAGGCGCGTGCACTGATGCAGCGACGATCGTAGAGAAACGAGCGAGCGCTACCATGTCGTTCCATTTCCTCTGATCGTCACGACCCGGAAACCGGAAACAGCCACTATCTGGTCCCTCATGACGGATCACGTCACGGTCCGTGACTGGGCTGAAGGCTCAAACGATCAAGACCGGCACTGGCATCAAACGCGGCACGCACGCCGCTAACCTATCACAGACCGCTTCGAACATAGTTGCCGATAATGGCGGGTTCTCAACACGACGCGTTTCGTTCGAGACAAACTGCGCGCGCGACGTCCACGCCGCTGCGCATCCACGATGAGCCGTTGCGATCGAGGGCGCAGCAGGTTTGGCCCACCTCTTGCTTCGATGGCGTTTAAAGGATTTGGCTCGACTTGATAGGAGGCGGTGAATGCCGGCCCGTTGGTGGATCTTACAAGGAGTCGCGCTTTGATACTGCGCCGTCCTGATGTGCGACCAATCTTGATGCGGCGAACGCAACGCAGGTGGTTCTGGTGCGAAGGAACGAGCCGATTTCATTTAGAACGAGGAGGCGACCTGCAAAACCGACTCGCGGCTATTAGGCCCATCCGAACCGCACCTGGTGCCCTTTCCCCCGAGCAGGCCGAACACAATCTCAAAAGCAAGAAGCAATGAAGTACTTGGAGGACAGCAAGGACCTGGACATCGAGACCCGGCTTTCTCGTCTCGGCCGTGCGCCCGCCGAACATTCCGGGATGGTCAACATGCCCGTGTACCGGGGCTCCACAATTGTTTCGGAAACCCTGGAGGAATACGAATCGCGGAACAAAAGCGATCCGGCGGCCAACTACGGCCGCTTTGGCTCGCCTCTTTCCCGAGCACTCGAGCTGGCCGTTTGCGAACTGGAGGGCGGCTATCGCTCGCTGCTGTTTCCGTCGGGGCTTTCTGCCTGCACGCATTCGCTTCTCGGCGTTCTGCGCGCAGGCGATCACGTTCTGATCAGCGACGGCGTCTATACACCTCTCAGGACATTTGCAGACGAGGTTCTCTCAAGACTTCAGATCACGGTGCAATACTTCTCTCCAACGCGGCCTGCAGAGCTTGCAGCGAAAATCACCCACAATACCCGGGCCATCTATCTGGAATCACCTTCGTCCCTCACGTTTGAGGTGCAAAACGTCCCTGCGCTTGCTGCCATCGCCCGTCGCTCCGATGCGCTACTGGTCATGGATAATACATGGGCAACGCCTCTGTATTTCAAGCCTTTTGCGCACGGCGTCGACATCTCGATCCAAGCGGCGACCAAATATATCGTCGGCCATTCAGACGCCCTGCTTGGTATTGCCACTGCGAACGAATCGGCGTGGCCGGCGCTGCGGTCGAGTGCCCATGACTTCGGAGAGATCGCTGGACCGGATGACATCTATTTGGCCCTTCGGGGACTACGTACCCTGGCCGTCCGTATGAGGCGTCATTGGGACAATGGCCTCGAGCTGGCCCAAAGCCTTCAGTCGCATCCAGCTGTCGATAACATTTTGCACCCGGCGTGTCCGAGCGACCCTGGCCATGCGCTTTGGAAGCGAGACTTTTCGGGGGCGAGCGGCCTTTTTGGCCTTGCGCTGAAGCCGATGTCGCAACCGCAGCTTTCGACCTTCTTCAATCGGCTGCGGCTTTTTGGCATCGGCTGGTCGTGGGGCGGATATGAAAGCCTCGTGATGCATGTCGACCCACTGAAGCGCGCGGAAACATCGCTTGCTCTCGCTGGGCCGCTAATACGGGTTCACGCGGGCTTGGAGGACGCGAGCGACCTGATCGCGGATATGTATCAGGCGCTCGATGCGGCTTGGGAGACAAGAAGCAGTCGTGTTGATCCGGACAACGATGATGCGCTCGTCGCTGAGCTCCCCAAACGAGCTTAAGCGCCGTCAACTTGAAGCCGAACCTTGGCTTGGCCAGGAAAGAAGTCGGCCGTGAACGAGTAGTGAAGGGAACGCCATCGGCGCGTTTTGACGAAGAGCGAGAGACCGCTCGTCATCGAGATGTTCTGGCCCACGATTCGTGGGGTCAGAAGTTCGCTCGCGGGATGGTGTCGGAGCAACTCCGGTACCTCATCGAGCGGGACCGCCGCCAAACCTGGGAGGAGCGTTATGACAACCATTGCAGCTGCGCCAACCGCGCGGGCGTCTCGGTCATGGTATAAGGTCCTCTACGTCCAGGTGTTGTTCGCAATCCTCCTCGGCATCATCGTCGGCTGGGGCTGGCCGTCGCTTGCCACCTCTGACTGGATGAGGGCGCTCGGCGACGGCTTCATCAAGCTCATCAAGATGGTGATCGCGCCGATCATCTTCTGCACCGTGGTCTCCGGCATCGCTCATATTCAGGATGCGAAGAAGGTCGGCCGGGTCGGGATCAAGGCGCTGGTCTATTTCGAGATCGTCTCCACCCTCGCGCTCGTGATTGGTCTCGTCATGGGCAATCTGTTCCAGATCGGTCGCGGCCTTGCCGCCAAGCCCGATGCGGCCGCAGTCGCCAACTATGTCGAGCAGGCGAAAGCGACCAGGTTCGTTGATTTTGTTCTGAGCATCATTCCAGACAGCGTGGTCGGCGCGCTCGCGCGCGGTGACATCCTGCAGGTGCTGCTGTTTGCGATTCTGCTCGGCTTTTCACTGATGGCGCTCGGAGAGCGCGGCGCGAGGCTGCGGAGCACGATCGACGACGCTGCGCAGGCCGTGTTCGGCGTGATCGCCATCATTATGAAGGCCGCGCCGATCGGAGCGTTCGCCGCCATGGCATTTACAATCGGCAAGTTCGGACCTTCGGCGCTGGCCAATCTGATCGGATTGATCGCACTGTTCTACGCGACCGCCGCGCTATTCGTGATCGTGGTTCTCGGGCTGATCGCGCGGTTCGTCGGCTTCTCCATCTTCAAGTTCATCGCCTATATCAAAGACGAGCTCCTGGTTGTGCTCGGCACATCTTCATCAGAGAGTGCGCTGCCGCAGTTGATGGAGAAGCTCGAGCGGCTGGGATGCTCGAAGTCCGTGGTCGGCCTCGTGGTGCCGACCGGCTATTCCTTTAATCTCGACGGCACCAACATCTATATGACGCTCGCGACATTGTTCATCGCGCGGGCCCTTGGGCTCGACCTTGCTTTCGACCAACAACTCACGATCTTGATCGTGGCGATGCTGACCTCGAAAGGGGCGAGCGGCGTCAGCGGCGCCGGCTTCATCACGCTGGCAGCGACACTGTCCGCGGTCAACCCGGCTCTGGTGCCAGGGATGGCGATCGTGTTCTCGATCGACAAGTTCATGAGCGAGGTGCGCGCACTTACTAATATCATAGGCAATGGCGTTGCCGTTGTGTTCGTGTCCTGGTGGGAAGGCGAGCTCAACCGGACCACGCTGCATGCACGCCTTGAACGGCGGGTCGATCTGACCGATGTGGAAACGGCGATCGCCACTGCTGACGCCGTTCCTGCCTCGGAGGACACGCGCAATTCAGAAACTGCGCGCGCAAGAGGAGTAACTTGGACTGAACGTGCGCATTGCAAACGCGGACGAACGCATTCGTCATGATACTGTTCACCGCGACCAACGCCTGATGGAGTAGGCGAAGGTCGAGGTCGTGGCTGGTTCCGCGCATTGACGAAACGCGAACGAGCATAGAAGGCGAACTACTGTTGAAACTACGGAATGATGCCTCAGGATTGCCCGAGCAACTCGGATTGGATCGTCGTCGCGGTGTAGAGCGAAGCATCTAGCGGCAAATTGCCAAATGCGAGCTGACAAAGCAGGTAATTTGCGCCTGCTTCCTCCAGCTGATGAAGCAGAACGTTTCGAACGGAGGTCGGCGTTCCGACGATGCACAATTCGCTCTCGATTGCCGCATCGAATGTCAGCGGAAGGGGTTGTGGCAGCGGGATATCATTGAGCTCGTAAAGGAATTTGAAGCTCCGCAGCCATTGCTCGTATGCGGATCTGGCCAGCGAATAAGCGTCCGCCTCAGATCGACCGATCACGATCATGCGCACCAATCCAACAAATGGCCCACGATCGGGGGCGCTGGGGCTGCGTTCGCGATGGGTGTGGTAGGCATCGGTAATTTTGCGGACGCCGGCGGCGGGCCCAACGCAGGCTAGGTTTGCGCCATTGCCCCCGGCCCAGATGGCCGTCTCGGGTCGATTGGTGGTCACCCATATCGGGGGACATGGACGCTGATGCGTGGCTAGTGTCAGGGGGACCTCGTCCAACTGGAAATGTCGACCCTGGTAGGACAAGGCTCCGCCCTCCATTGCCTTCAGGAGAATGTCGTTGGCTTCCTCATACCGGCTTGGCGCCACGTCCTCGGAAATTCCAAAATAGCCGCGCTCGACCGGGAGAGCGCCCCGTCCGAGACCCAGCTCGAGCCTGCCGCCGCTCAACTGATCGAGCATGCAGATCTCCTCGAATGCGCGTAGCGGATGATAGAAATTAAGCAGCATGACCAACGGGCCGAGACGGAGGTGCCGCGTACGCTGCGCGACACTCGACAGGAAAAGACTCGGCGAAGGGCCTCTTCCATGAGGCGTGCAATGGTGCTCAGCCACGTGATACGCATAGAAGCCGAGGCGATCGTATGCCTCCGCCAAGATGAGGCGATCTTCGTATTGACGACCAATATCGCGGCCGTCGTCGTCCAGGTGATCGAAAATGCCGCATGTGAGTTTTGACGAAGGCGGGTGTGTCATTAGAATAGCTCCTTGTTGAGGGGCGACTGCCTGCTCGTTTCCGGGGGATTAAAGGGTCGTATTTATTGTCGCCGCATCTCGCGGTCGTCGGGTCTGGACTTCGATCGGTGCCCATGCCACCGACCGCACGAGATCGCGGTCTGGCTTCGGTTCTGCAACATGCGCAGGGGGAGGCGCTTAATGCGCGGCGTCGTGGCCGGCAGCTGGAGGCGATCTCTGCTTGGCTCGAGCCGCTGTCGTGGTCTTCCCGGCCCATCTGCGGTACAGTGAGAAGAGCGGACATCGGCGCGCGCATCTCATGTCGGGTTTTCTAAGATCGCGGCAACCGCTGCCAAGAACGAGTCCATCTGCTCCGTTGTGCCGATGCTGATGCGGATGCAGTGGTCGAGGCCGTTATCTGCAAAAACAGCAACGAGTATTCCGGCTCTCTCCAGCGCGGCATGCCACCACCTGCCGTCCCGTCCGTTCGGCACACGCGCCAGCAAGAAATTGGTAT
This portion of the Bradyrhizobium diazoefficiens genome encodes:
- the dctA gene encoding C4-dicarboxylate transporter DctA, whose protein sequence is MTTIAAAPTARASRSWYKVLYVQVLFAILLGIIVGWGWPSLATSDWMRALGDGFIKLIKMVIAPIIFCTVVSGIAHIQDAKKVGRVGIKALVYFEIVSTLALVIGLVMGNLFQIGRGLAAKPDAAAVANYVEQAKATRFVDFVLSIIPDSVVGALARGDILQVLLFAILLGFSLMALGERGARLRSTIDDAAQAVFGVIAIIMKAAPIGAFAAMAFTIGKFGPSALANLIGLIALFYATAALFVIVVLGLIARFVGFSIFKFIAYIKDELLVVLGTSSSESALPQLMEKLERLGCSKSVVGLVVPTGYSFNLDGTNIYMTLATLFIARALGLDLAFDQQLTILIVAMLTSKGASGVSGAGFITLAATLSAVNPALVPGMAIVFSIDKFMSEVRALTNIIGNGVAVVFVSWWEGELNRTTLHARLERRVDLTDVETAIATADAVPASEDTRNSETARARGVTWTERAHCKRGRTHSS
- the metC gene encoding cystathionine beta-lyase, producing the protein MKYLEDSKDLDIETRLSRLGRAPAEHSGMVNMPVYRGSTIVSETLEEYESRNKSDPAANYGRFGSPLSRALELAVCELEGGYRSLLFPSGLSACTHSLLGVLRAGDHVLISDGVYTPLRTFADEVLSRLQITVQYFSPTRPAELAAKITHNTRAIYLESPSSLTFEVQNVPALAAIARRSDALLVMDNTWATPLYFKPFAHGVDISIQAATKYIVGHSDALLGIATANESAWPALRSSAHDFGEIAGPDDIYLALRGLRTLAVRMRRHWDNGLELAQSLQSHPAVDNILHPACPSDPGHALWKRDFSGASGLFGLALKPMSQPQLSTFFNRLRLFGIGWSWGGYESLVMHVDPLKRAETSLALAGPLIRVHAGLEDASDLIADMYQALDAAWETRSSRVDPDNDDALVAELPKRA
- a CDS encoding LLM class flavin-dependent oxidoreductase gives rise to the protein MTHPPSSKLTCGIFDHLDDDGRDIGRQYEDRLILAEAYDRLGFYAYHVAEHHCTPHGRGPSPSLFLSSVAQRTRHLRLGPLVMLLNFYHPLRAFEEICMLDQLSGGRLELGLGRGALPVERGYFGISEDVAPSRYEEANDILLKAMEGGALSYQGRHFQLDEVPLTLATHQRPCPPIWVTTNRPETAIWAGGNGANLACVGPAAGVRKITDAYHTHRERSPSAPDRGPFVGLVRMIVIGRSEADAYSLARSAYEQWLRSFKFLYELNDIPLPQPLPLTFDAAIESELCIVGTPTSVRNVLLHQLEEAGANYLLCQLAFGNLPLDASLYTATTIQSELLGQS